One segment of Campylobacter concisus DNA contains the following:
- the dnaJ gene encoding molecular chaperone DnaJ yields the protein MEFDYYEILEISRNASGDEIKKAFRRLALKYHPDRNSGDKEAELKFKQINEAYQVLSDEQKRSIYDRYGKEGLEGRFGSGGGFSADFDLSDIFDSFFGGGFASSSRQRKRYSEKYSADLEIPINLEFNEAIFGCEKEIKFDQKVPCPTCNATGSKDGKSKTCQHCGGSGRITRGNGFMNIVQECPYCHGSGEVISEPCLDCNAKAYKIQQQTVKITIPEGVDSGMRMRVAGKGNIGTNGVQGDLYVSINVKEDKHFIRHNDDVYLEIPVFFTQAILGESIKIPTLRGETELKLPVGAKDKQQFIFENEGIKSVNSRKKGRLVAQISIQTPEKLSDEQKELLNKLQASFGIESGKSNTDESVFDKIKSWFKGDEPKGKKKK from the coding sequence GTGGAATTTGACTATTACGAAATCCTTGAAATTTCAAGAAATGCAAGCGGAGATGAGATCAAAAAAGCCTTTAGAAGACTTGCTTTGAAATATCACCCAGATAGAAATTCTGGCGACAAAGAGGCTGAACTAAAATTTAAACAGATAAATGAAGCTTATCAAGTTTTAAGCGACGAGCAAAAACGCTCTATCTACGACAGATATGGCAAAGAAGGCCTTGAGGGTCGATTTGGTAGCGGTGGCGGGTTTAGTGCCGATTTTGATCTTTCAGATATTTTTGACTCATTTTTTGGTGGCGGTTTTGCAAGTAGTTCTAGGCAGAGAAAAAGATACTCAGAAAAATACTCAGCCGATCTTGAAATTCCTATAAATTTGGAGTTTAACGAAGCTATTTTTGGTTGTGAAAAAGAGATAAAATTTGATCAAAAAGTGCCTTGCCCAACATGCAATGCAACCGGCAGCAAAGATGGCAAGAGCAAGACTTGCCAGCACTGTGGCGGAAGTGGCAGGATAACACGCGGAAATGGCTTTATGAATATCGTCCAAGAGTGTCCATATTGTCACGGAAGCGGTGAAGTAATAAGCGAACCATGCCTCGATTGTAACGCGAAAGCTTATAAAATCCAGCAACAAACTGTAAAGATTACCATCCCTGAAGGCGTTGATAGCGGCATGAGAATGAGAGTAGCTGGTAAAGGCAATATCGGCACAAACGGCGTTCAAGGCGATCTTTATGTAAGTATAAACGTAAAAGAAGATAAGCATTTCATTCGCCACAATGACGATGTTTATCTAGAAATTCCTGTCTTTTTCACACAAGCTATACTTGGCGAAAGTATAAAAATTCCAACGCTTCGAGGAGAAACTGAGCTAAAACTACCTGTTGGGGCAAAGGATAAGCAGCAATTTATCTTTGAAAATGAAGGTATCAAAAGTGTAAATTCGCGTAAAAAAGGTAGGCTTGTAGCGCAAATTTCTATTCAAACACCTGAAAAACTAAGCGATGAGCAAAAAGAGCTTTTAAATAAGCTTCAGGCTAGCTTTGGCATAGAATCAGGCAAATCAAATACCGATGAAAGTGTCTTTGATAAGATAAAAAGCTGGTTTAAAGGCGATGAGCCAAAAGGCAAAAAGAAAAAATAA
- the trpD gene encoding anthranilate phosphoribosyltransferase, whose protein sequence is MILLIDNYDSFVFNVEQYVKELTDEEVRCVRNDKITLDEIKKLNPSKIILSPGPKHPKDSGVCLEILKADLGVPVLGICLGHQAIGLSFGAKIKRLDDPLHGKTSFIDVKNKEPLFAGLPERFEVMRYHSLYVDELPASLSADAVSDDGVVMALSVKDKPIFGIQFHPESYFTQYGKKIVENFVNYKAKDEVKEPKIRSLKPYLIKLQESIPLDDSDFEQICEIIASKEYEIVQLSALLVLISEKSLYPKSLAALAKNILKYSQTYRDDTPMIDLCGTGGDGFKTINISTTVAFILASLGVKVAKHGNKAVSSKSGSSDVLEILGVKSEKSLAKQRENLASKNLAFFHAPFFHPLVGEVREVRQRLGIRTVFNVLGPLLNPNLNLTNQLVGVYHKPVLKLYAQTLKILGRKHALVVRGDDGLDEITLCNETSVVELKNGEIFEYSITPEQFGFKRALHSDIEGGTPEENAKTLIRTLKGEEQGAKFDIVVFNAMFALYAADGAKSPDEAKKMVLEAINSGRAYKFYEEFIKAGANGAS, encoded by the coding sequence TTGATTTTACTAATAGATAATTATGATAGTTTTGTTTTTAATGTTGAGCAATATGTAAAAGAGCTTACAGATGAAGAGGTTAGATGCGTTAGAAATGACAAGATCACGCTTGACGAGATCAAAAAACTAAACCCAAGCAAGATCATTTTAAGCCCAGGGCCAAAGCATCCAAAAGATAGCGGAGTTTGTTTAGAAATTCTAAAAGCCGACCTTGGCGTGCCAGTACTTGGAATTTGCCTTGGACACCAAGCTATAGGGCTTAGTTTTGGCGCAAAGATAAAAAGGCTAGATGACCCACTTCACGGCAAAACCTCATTTATTGACGTGAAAAATAAAGAGCCTCTTTTTGCTGGGCTACCTGAGCGCTTTGAGGTTATGCGCTACCACTCGCTCTATGTTGATGAGCTCCCAGCTAGCCTAAGCGCTGATGCGGTGAGCGATGATGGCGTAGTAATGGCACTTAGCGTAAAAGATAAGCCGATCTTTGGTATCCAGTTTCACCCTGAGAGCTACTTTACGCAATACGGCAAAAAGATAGTTGAAAATTTTGTAAATTATAAAGCAAAAGATGAGGTAAAAGAGCCAAAAATTCGCTCTCTTAAGCCATATCTTATCAAGCTTCAAGAGAGCATACCGCTTGATGATAGCGACTTTGAGCAAATTTGTGAGATAATAGCCAGCAAAGAGTACGAGATCGTGCAGCTCTCAGCCCTTTTGGTGCTTATTAGCGAAAAGAGCCTCTATCCAAAAAGCCTCGCTGCACTTGCAAAAAATATCCTAAAATACTCGCAAACTTACCGCGATGATACGCCTATGATCGATCTTTGTGGCACTGGCGGCGATGGCTTTAAGACGATAAATATCTCAACTACTGTGGCATTTATCCTCGCAAGTCTTGGCGTAAAGGTCGCAAAACACGGCAATAAGGCAGTTTCAAGCAAGTCAGGCAGCTCTGATGTGCTTGAAATTTTAGGTGTAAAAAGTGAAAAATCACTGGCAAAACAGCGCGAAAATTTAGCTAGTAAAAATTTAGCCTTTTTCCACGCGCCATTTTTCCACCCGTTAGTTGGCGAGGTGAGAGAAGTGCGTCAAAGACTTGGCATAAGAACCGTATTTAACGTACTTGGGCCGCTTTTAAATCCAAATTTAAACCTTACAAATCAGCTAGTTGGCGTCTATCACAAACCAGTGCTAAAACTCTACGCCCAGACGCTTAAGATCCTTGGCAGAAAGCACGCTCTAGTCGTTCGCGGCGATGACGGACTAGATGAGATCACGCTTTGCAATGAAACAAGCGTTGTGGAGCTAAAAAATGGCGAAATTTTTGAATATAGCATCACGCCAGAGCAGTTTGGCTTTAAAAGAGCGCTTCACAGCGACATCGAGGGTGGCACACCTGAAGAAAACGCCAAAACATTGATCCGCACGCTAAAAGGCGAGGAACAGGGGGCAAAATTTGACATCGTGGTCTTTAACGCGATGTTTGCACTCTACGCGGCTGATGGAGCAAAGAGCCCAGACGAGGCCAAAAAAATGGTTTTAGAGGCTATAAATTCTGGCAGGGCGTATAAATTTTATGAAGAGTTTATAAAGGCTGGGGCTAATGGCGCTAGTTAA
- a CDS encoding AAA family ATPase, protein MFSNFCGVKIQGKCFQSEVKLNFFEKEYHRFCLIYGKNGSGKSTISQAFDAIKQNSQSFIVSQIINNSDAAVNPIDEDQKKNIFVFNEEYVNSKVKIKNNGLDAIVLLGKAKNIDEKLEKAKRINKKLKGRQSKYQEDFQKYSDIQNTDNPEKYKYDIIKSLKDNFAEREKNILGDTNRNLKNKTIEFAKNIIDHFETDVSTDELKNNFYDKFKSYKDIRSNLNFTEEIKQLNFEDIKQILLYQLEQKQLTPKEEEIKQAIAEADHVITKNIMESDKDICPYCFQKLTDEYKNEILSSLEIIFNPNIRNHQRNLENKKQEIQNSLNSLKNLPDMDKLDKDLFDAIKIQISTCQTEVAEKLDQKKQNPFIALNLDVNFDNLVDELNQNLEQLEKKRQTFMAQKTKANELKQELEKLNNQIAYCEIKDDFNHYEEKLKAKQTLDNNREHNDKRLECITSKISKLNAQNKQINIAQDKINEYLKYIFFKEGRLELGEPNEQGQYVLKSNGNRVKAKDISTGERNAIALSYFFIEIFSDENEEDFYKKPKFIVIDDPISSFDFENKVGIMSFLNYQIHKIMTGCNKSKMIILTHDLMSAFDIQKIIGSLPQIKINDKNEVIFIQRELKNRKLVYFGKKYSEYKTLLNEIYDYANNSISENVNIGNNMRKVLETFGTFNYQCGIEDIARDKAIVVNLSLEQQAYFENLMYRLVLHGESHAEDKTKTLDFFSCISEIEKQKTAKDILSLLYLLNKAHLQKYLQKEQVEKIEQWVGNCRISNNRIN, encoded by the coding sequence ATGTTTAGTAATTTTTGTGGCGTAAAAATTCAGGGAAAGTGCTTTCAAAGTGAAGTAAAATTAAATTTTTTTGAGAAAGAGTACCATAGATTTTGTTTAATCTATGGCAAAAATGGAAGCGGTAAAAGCACTATTTCGCAAGCTTTTGATGCGATCAAACAAAACAGTCAATCTTTTATTGTTAGTCAAATTATAAACAATAGTGATGCAGCAGTAAATCCAATAGACGAAGATCAGAAAAAGAATATTTTTGTATTTAATGAAGAGTATGTAAATAGTAAAGTTAAAATTAAAAATAATGGTTTGGACGCGATAGTTTTACTTGGAAAAGCGAAAAATATAGATGAGAAGCTTGAAAAAGCAAAAAGGATTAACAAAAAATTAAAAGGAAGACAAAGTAAATATCAAGAAGATTTTCAAAAATATAGTGATATACAAAATACAGATAATCCTGAAAAATATAAGTATGACATAATAAAAAGCTTAAAAGATAACTTTGCCGAACGAGAGAAAAATATTCTAGGAGATACAAATAGAAATTTAAAAAATAAAACAATAGAATTCGCAAAAAATATCATAGATCATTTTGAAACAGATGTAAGTACAGATGAGCTGAAAAATAACTTTTATGATAAATTCAAATCTTACAAAGATATCCGAAGCAATTTAAATTTTACAGAAGAGATAAAACAGCTAAATTTTGAAGATATTAAACAGATTTTATTATACCAATTAGAACAAAAACAATTAACTCCAAAAGAAGAAGAAATAAAGCAAGCCATAGCAGAAGCAGACCATGTAATAACTAAAAATATAATGGAAAGTGATAAAGATATTTGCCCATATTGCTTTCAAAAGCTAACAGACGAATATAAAAATGAAATTTTATCAAGCTTAGAAATAATCTTTAATCCGAACATACGAAATCATCAGAGGAATTTGGAAAACAAGAAGCAAGAAATTCAGAATTCACTAAATAGTTTAAAAAATTTGCCAGATATGGATAAACTAGATAAAGATTTATTTGATGCCATAAAAATACAAATTAGTACTTGCCAAACTGAAGTCGCTGAAAAACTAGACCAAAAAAAACAAAATCCATTCATCGCCTTAAATTTAGATGTAAATTTTGATAACTTAGTTGATGAATTAAATCAAAATTTAGAGCAGCTTGAGAAAAAAAGACAAACTTTTATGGCACAAAAAACTAAAGCAAATGAGCTAAAACAAGAGCTTGAAAAACTAAACAACCAAATAGCTTATTGCGAGATAAAAGATGATTTTAATCATTATGAAGAAAAGCTAAAAGCAAAGCAGACTTTAGATAATAACAGAGAGCATAATGATAAACGACTAGAGTGTATAACTAGTAAAATTTCAAAACTAAATGCTCAAAATAAGCAGATAAATATAGCTCAAGATAAGATTAATGAATATCTAAAATATATATTTTTTAAAGAAGGCAGACTTGAACTTGGTGAACCAAACGAGCAAGGACAATATGTCTTAAAATCAAACGGTAATAGAGTAAAAGCCAAAGACATTTCGACTGGAGAACGAAATGCCATTGCATTAAGCTATTTCTTTATCGAGATTTTCTCAGATGAGAATGAAGAAGATTTTTATAAAAAACCAAAATTCATAGTTATAGATGATCCGATTTCTAGCTTTGATTTCGAAAATAAAGTTGGGATAATGTCGTTTTTAAATTACCAAATTCATAAAATTATGACTGGTTGCAATAAAAGCAAGATGATAATTTTAACTCATGATTTGATGAGTGCGTTTGATATACAAAAGATTATTGGCTCACTACCACAAATAAAAATCAACGATAAAAATGAAGTAATTTTTATACAAAGAGAACTAAAAAATCGGAAATTAGTTTATTTTGGTAAAAAATATTCAGAATATAAAACTCTTTTGAATGAAATTTATGATTATGCAAATAACTCTATATCAGAAAATGTAAATATTGGCAATAATATGAGAAAAGTACTAGAAACCTTTGGTACATTTAATTATCAGTGTGGCATAGAAGACATTGCGAGAGATAAGGCAATAGTAGTCAATTTAAGCCTAGAACAACAAGCTTATTTTGAAAATTTAATGTATCGTTTGGTTTTGCACGGTGAAAGTCATGCAGAGGATAAAACAAAAACTCTTGATTTTTTCTCTTGCATTAGCGAAATTGAAAAACAAAAGACTGCAAAAGACATCCTTTCTCTTCTGTACTTACTAAACAAAGCACACCTACAAAAGTATTTACAAAAAGAACAGGTAGAAAAAATAGAGCAGTGGGTTGGAAATTGTAGGATATCAAACAACAGAATAAATTAA
- a CDS encoding TRAP transporter substrate-binding protein — MNKFLLASLGLAAVACVAMGDDKVYKLKLASSWESTMPVLGDVPKELKDKVEKMSNGRLELRIDYPSKHKSPFAMLDFAKSGQYDITYTSSYYYKGKDAKTIFFTATPFMMNTDEQTAWYEFGGGKELEAKVYDPYNIKIFRAGNTGMQMGGWFKKEIKSVDDIKGLKIRIPGFGGEIYAKLGANINTIPTGELYMALEMGTIDSVEWVSPAYDMALGFHKVAKYYYTGWQEPNGETQFFFNKKSYEKLPDDLKAIFEAAAAEVARDANTKVFYSNVEYWDKMKSEYPDIQVKSFPPEVIAALKKATNELLDEESAKDPLFKEIVESQRAFLKKAREWTKISDYAYIKTNE; from the coding sequence ATGAATAAATTTTTATTAGCGTCTCTTGGTCTAGCAGCTGTTGCTTGCGTTGCTATGGGAGATGATAAAGTTTATAAGCTAAAGCTTGCTAGCTCATGGGAGAGTACTATGCCAGTGCTTGGTGATGTGCCAAAAGAGCTAAAGGATAAAGTTGAAAAGATGAGTAATGGTAGACTTGAGCTAAGGATTGATTATCCATCAAAGCATAAATCGCCTTTTGCGATGCTTGATTTTGCTAAAAGCGGTCAGTACGACATTACCTACACAAGTAGCTATTATTATAAAGGCAAAGATGCTAAAACTATATTTTTTACAGCAACTCCATTTATGATGAATACTGATGAGCAAACAGCTTGGTATGAATTTGGCGGTGGTAAGGAGCTTGAGGCAAAAGTTTACGATCCATACAATATCAAAATTTTTAGAGCTGGAAATACCGGCATGCAAATGGGTGGCTGGTTTAAAAAAGAGATCAAGTCAGTTGATGATATCAAAGGCTTAAAGATAAGAATTCCGGGCTTTGGTGGTGAAATTTACGCTAAACTTGGCGCTAACATTAACACTATCCCAACTGGTGAGCTTTACATGGCTCTTGAGATGGGAACGATTGACTCAGTCGAATGGGTTAGCCCAGCTTATGATATGGCACTTGGCTTTCACAAAGTGGCAAAATACTACTACACAGGCTGGCAAGAGCCAAACGGTGAAACTCAATTTTTCTTTAATAAAAAATCATACGAAAAACTTCCAGATGACCTAAAAGCGATCTTTGAAGCAGCTGCAGCAGAAGTAGCAAGAGATGCAAATACAAAAGTATTTTATTCAAACGTCGAGTACTGGGATAAAATGAAGAGTGAGTATCCAGACATCCAAGTAAAATCTTTCCCACCAGAAGTAATTGCAGCTCTTAAAAAAGCTACAAATGAATTACTTGATGAAGAGAGTGCTAAAGATCCATTATTTAAAGAGATCGTTGAGTCGCAAAGAGCTTTCCTTAAAAAAGCAAGAGAATGGACTAAAATTTCAGACTACGCTTATATCAAAACAAACGAATAG
- a CDS encoding ArsS family sensor histidine kinase yields the protein MKYSITTKITIIFAIAFSLMCLLFVTFANIQQESALEKLKDRQISAMNYLVALYERGNPPRDLEHYFKNFYLEYVGNKNLATSIATNGTVVFTQHTPLGVVQSVNYKGDLYLLIKNPSFQLLLESNDARHVNDPLWVAFLIVSALLISLYVSVLRSLSPLRRLSKDIRKFASGNMEMAMTARLNENEQDEIGQVAVEFDNAVCKIRELIRSRQLFLRAIMHELKTPIGKGRIVSEMVANETQKMRLINVFERLEMLINEFSKVEQLLSKSYALNYQECHFSLILEQVQDMLMLDKFEERVSCDIRDDVILRVDFQLFSLAIKNLIDNALKYAEDKKAILICDSEFIAVKNLGKKLNHPIDYYKQAFVRGDKVSAGSGMGLGLYIIEQICQMQKFELVYDYEDGYHVFKILLRAKAKRA from the coding sequence ATGAAATATTCCATAACTACGAAGATAACTATTATCTTTGCCATAGCTTTCTCGCTGATGTGCTTGCTCTTTGTAACTTTTGCAAACATTCAGCAAGAAAGCGCTTTAGAAAAGCTAAAGGATAGACAAATAAGTGCGATGAACTATCTTGTCGCACTCTATGAACGTGGAAATCCCCCAAGAGATTTAGAGCATTATTTTAAAAATTTTTACTTAGAGTATGTTGGAAATAAAAATTTAGCCACTTCAATAGCTACAAATGGGACTGTTGTTTTTACGCAGCACACACCTCTTGGAGTGGTGCAATCGGTTAATTACAAAGGCGATTTGTATTTGCTTATTAAAAACCCATCTTTTCAGCTACTTCTTGAAAGTAATGATGCAAGACATGTAAATGATCCGCTTTGGGTCGCATTTTTGATAGTTTCAGCCCTTCTCATCTCACTTTATGTTTCTGTTCTTAGAAGTCTTTCGCCGCTTAGAAGGCTTAGTAAGGACATTAGAAAATTTGCCAGTGGAAATATGGAAATGGCGATGACAGCTAGGCTAAATGAAAACGAGCAAGACGAGATCGGACAAGTCGCTGTTGAGTTTGATAACGCCGTTTGCAAGATCAGAGAGCTCATCCGCTCAAGGCAGCTATTTTTGCGCGCGATCATGCATGAGCTAAAGACTCCTATTGGCAAGGGCAGGATCGTCTCTGAAATGGTCGCAAATGAGACCCAAAAGATGAGGCTCATTAATGTGTTTGAGCGCCTTGAGATGCTGATAAATGAATTTAGCAAGGTTGAGCAGCTCCTTTCTAAAAGCTACGCACTAAACTATCAAGAGTGCCATTTCTCGCTCATTTTAGAGCAAGTGCAAGATATGCTCATGCTTGATAAATTTGAAGAGCGAGTGAGCTGCGATATCAGAGATGATGTCATTTTAAGAGTGGATTTTCAGCTTTTTAGTTTAGCGATTAAAAATTTGATAGATAACGCCCTAAAATACGCAGAGGATAAAAAGGCTATTTTGATCTGCGATAGCGAATTTATAGCAGTTAAAAATTTAGGTAAAAAGCTAAATCACCCAATTGACTACTACAAACAAGCCTTTGTGCGTGGCGACAAGGTGAGTGCGGGAAGTGGTATGGGGCTTGGACTTTACATCATCGAGCAAATTTGCCAGATGCAAAAATTTGAGCTTGTTTATGACTATGAAGACGGCTATCACGTCTTTAAAATTTTACTTCGAGCAAAGGCAAAACGCGCATGA
- the pyk gene encoding pyruvate kinase: MIKKTKIVATLGPASDNEETMEAMVKAGVNVFRLNFSHGTHEYHKSNIDKIRNIEKKLNKRIGILQDICGPKIRVGKLSEPFYLKAGDELSIYAEDIVGEKVEKGVYKVSLNQPQILPMLKVGEYVYLYDGSIRAKVVSEGKEIVKTIIENDGILNSNKGVNFPNTALGIEIITPKDKEDMKFGARHGVNFVAISFVQDANDVIKAKNILKEFGSRAAVLSKIEKFDAVENIDDIISKSDGIMVARGDLGIEVPFYKVPTIQKLIIKKANAASKPVITATQMMLSMAEHETATRAEISDVANAVLDGTDAVMLSEESAIGKNPVAVVEAMSKTIIQTQSIYPYNKFDEFDFFDETDMVASSAASLAVRIKADALISITGSGKSAIKLARNRTNIDIIAVAHDEQTAHMLTLAWGVTPALVLEKTKLSSLLANVMKKAYEEGYVGYDKTYLVTAGHPTGVEGSTNLIRIIRRDQLDYYLELATE, encoded by the coding sequence ATGATAAAAAAGACAAAAATCGTAGCTACTTTGGGGCCAGCAAGTGATAATGAAGAGACAATGGAAGCGATGGTAAAAGCAGGTGTTAATGTCTTTCGTTTAAATTTTAGCCATGGGACACACGAATACCATAAATCAAACATTGACAAGATAAGAAATATCGAAAAAAAGCTAAATAAAAGAATAGGAATTTTACAAGATATCTGTGGTCCAAAGATCAGAGTTGGCAAGCTTAGTGAGCCATTTTATCTAAAGGCTGGCGACGAACTAAGCATTTACGCAGAGGATATCGTTGGTGAAAAAGTTGAGAAGGGGGTTTATAAAGTAAGCCTAAATCAGCCTCAAATTTTGCCTATGCTAAAGGTTGGCGAGTATGTCTATCTCTATGATGGCTCTATAAGAGCAAAGGTTGTCAGCGAAGGTAAAGAAATAGTAAAAACTATCATTGAGAATGATGGAATTTTAAACTCAAACAAAGGCGTAAATTTCCCAAATACAGCCCTTGGTATCGAGATCATCACACCAAAAGATAAAGAAGATATGAAATTTGGCGCAAGGCATGGTGTAAATTTTGTCGCCATTAGCTTCGTGCAAGATGCAAATGACGTAATAAAGGCAAAAAATATCTTAAAAGAATTTGGCTCAAGAGCTGCTGTCTTATCTAAGATCGAGAAATTTGATGCGGTTGAAAATATAGACGACATCATCTCAAAGAGTGATGGCATCATGGTAGCTCGTGGCGATCTTGGCATAGAAGTGCCATTTTATAAGGTTCCAACTATCCAAAAGCTCATCATCAAAAAAGCAAATGCAGCAAGCAAGCCAGTCATCACAGCAACCCAGATGATGCTAAGCATGGCAGAGCATGAGACTGCCACAAGGGCGGAGATCAGCGATGTGGCAAATGCCGTGCTAGACGGCACTGATGCTGTTATGCTAAGTGAGGAGAGTGCGATCGGTAAAAACCCAGTCGCGGTCGTAGAGGCGATGAGTAAAACGATCATCCAAACTCAAAGCATCTATCCATATAATAAATTTGATGAGTTTGACTTTTTTGACGAGACTGATATGGTGGCAAGTAGTGCCGCATCTCTTGCTGTTCGCATAAAGGCAGATGCTTTAATCTCAATCACTGGCTCAGGAAAATCGGCCATAAAATTAGCTAGAAACCGCACAAACATTGACATCATCGCAGTCGCTCACGATGAACAAACAGCGCACATGCTTACTCTTGCTTGGGGTGTTACGCCAGCACTTGTACTAGAAAAAACAAAGCTTAGCTCACTTTTAGCAAATGTCATGAAAAAGGCGTATGAAGAGGGATATGTTGGATACGACAAGACCTATCTTGTCACAGCCGGTCACCCTACGGGCGTTGAGGGTAGCACGAACCTTATACGTATCATCAGACGCGATCAGCTTGATTATTATTTGGAGCTTGCAACTGAGTAA
- a CDS encoding phosphoribosylanthranilate isomerase, producing the protein MALVKICGIKTLDEASAVCALDVDFIGLIFAKSKRKVELNLARQIAKFAHSKGKKVVGVFALQSDCEIMEICQFAGLDVAQVHGVVSENLEVNLKDMGLEIWQVFSVKDSLPEVDFKHFDMALFDCKGENAGGNGTSFEWEILKEVKFKFGMAGGIGEHNIKEALKFRPYLVDINSKVEDENGMKNAQKIERILKLVKFNNTLE; encoded by the coding sequence ATGGCGCTAGTTAAAATTTGTGGCATCAAAACACTAGATGAGGCAAGTGCGGTTTGTGCTTTGGATGTTGATTTTATCGGGCTGATATTTGCCAAAAGTAAAAGAAAGGTCGAGCTAAATTTAGCTAGGCAGATAGCCAAATTTGCTCACAGCAAGGGCAAAAAAGTAGTTGGCGTTTTTGCTTTGCAAAGTGATTGCGAGATAATGGAAATTTGCCAGTTTGCTGGTCTTGACGTGGCTCAAGTGCATGGAGTGGTGAGTGAAAATTTAGAGGTAAATTTAAAAGATATGGGGCTTGAGATCTGGCAGGTTTTTAGCGTGAAAGATAGCTTGCCAGAGGTTGATTTTAAGCATTTTGACATGGCGCTTTTTGACTGCAAGGGCGAAAATGCTGGCGGAAACGGCACTAGCTTTGAGTGGGAAATTTTAAAAGAGGTCAAATTTAAATTTGGCATGGCTGGGGGCATAGGCGAGCACAACATAAAAGAGGCGCTGAAATTTAGGCCATATCTTGTTGATATCAACTCAAAAGTCGAGGACGAAAACGGCATGAAAAATGCGCAAAAGATAGAGAGAATTTTAAAGTTAGTAAAATTTAACAACACATTAGAGTAA
- a CDS encoding response regulator transcription factor, protein MVNVLMIEDDPEFAQILSEYLDSFNIKVTNFEDPYLGLSAGIKNYDLLILDLTLPGIDGLEVCKEIRQKYDIPIIISSARSDISDKVVGLQLGADDYLPKPYDPKEMYARITSLIRRYKKTNEVQEEVVDSAFRIDDKRHEIYFNNEPLALTPAEYEILTYLIKQHSFSVSREQLVYNCKSLKDKDSKSLDVIIGRLRSKIGDSSKAPKHIFSVRGIGYKLIG, encoded by the coding sequence ATGGTTAATGTTTTAATGATAGAAGACGATCCAGAATTTGCACAAATTTTATCTGAATATCTTGATAGTTTTAATATAAAAGTTACGAATTTTGAAGACCCATATTTAGGACTTAGTGCTGGGATAAAAAACTATGATTTGTTAATACTTGATCTTACTTTGCCGGGCATTGATGGGCTTGAGGTTTGTAAAGAAATTCGCCAAAAATACGATATTCCTATCATCATAAGCTCAGCTAGAAGCGATATTAGCGATAAGGTCGTTGGACTTCAGCTTGGTGCTGATGATTATTTGCCAAAACCATACGATCCAAAAGAGATGTATGCTCGTATCACAAGTCTTATAAGAAGATATAAAAAGACAAATGAAGTACAAGAAGAGGTCGTTGATAGCGCATTTAGGATCGATGATAAGCGTCACGAAATTTACTTTAACAATGAGCCGTTAGCGCTTACTCCAGCTGAGTATGAAATTTTAACTTATCTCATTAAGCAACACAGCTTTTCAGTATCACGCGAACAGCTAGTTTATAACTGCAAAAGCCTAAAAGATAAAGATTCAAAGAGCTTAGATGTTATTATCGGACGCCTTAGATCAAAAATCGGTGATAGCTCAAAAGCCCCAAAACATATATTTTCAGTAAGAGGCATAGGATATAAGCTTATCGGATGA
- the recR gene encoding recombination mediator RecR: protein MKRGLEKFNELTESFAKLPGVGKKSAARFAYFVCMQDSFAGLRLAQNIEDAVRFIKRCERCGGLSENEICDICSDESRDSEVILLVESPKDILVFEQNGIYNGLYFVLDEIDEDAIERLRSAIKQNGSKEVVFAFTPGLNSDALMLYVEDKLGMSEISFSKIAQGVPTGVNLENVDMLSLLKAYESRTKA from the coding sequence ATGAAAAGGGGCTTAGAGAAATTTAACGAGCTAACTGAGTCTTTTGCAAAGCTCCCTGGTGTCGGTAAAAAATCAGCCGCCAGATTTGCCTACTTTGTCTGCATGCAAGATAGTTTTGCAGGGCTAAGGCTTGCTCAAAATATCGAAGATGCAGTGAGGTTTATCAAACGTTGTGAGCGTTGCGGTGGGCTAAGCGAAAATGAAATTTGTGACATTTGTAGTGATGAGAGCAGGGATAGCGAGGTTATATTGCTGGTTGAGAGCCCAAAAGATATCTTAGTTTTTGAGCAAAATGGTATCTACAATGGCCTTTATTTTGTACTTGACGAGATCGACGAGGATGCCATAGAGAGGTTGCGAAGTGCGATCAAACAAAATGGCTCAAAAGAGGTCGTTTTCGCCTTTACGCCGGGGTTAAATTCTGACGCACTTATGCTTTACGTTGAGGATAAGCTTGGCATGAGTGAAATTTCATTTAGCAAGATCGCCCAGGGCGTGCCAACTGGTGTAAATTTAGAAAACGTTGACATGCTTTCACTTTTAAAAGCCTACGAAAGTCGTACAAAAGCCTAA